A stretch of Mastacembelus armatus chromosome 1, fMasArm1.2, whole genome shotgun sequence DNA encodes these proteins:
- the chrna6 gene encoding neuronal acetylcholine receptor subunit alpha-6 → MWSVARWTLLLLLLVLITQDCFSSKAEDRLFRKLFRRYNQFIRPVENVSDPVTVEFEVSISQLVKVDEVNQIMETNLWLRHIWNDYKLRWAPAEFDGIEFIRVPSNKIWRPDIVLYNNAVGDFLVEDKTKALLKFDGTITWVPPAIFKSSCPMDITYFPFDYQNCSMKFGSWTYDKAKIDLVLIGSKVNLKDFWESGEWEIIDAPGYKHDIKYNCCEEIYPDITYSFYIRRLPLFYTINLIIPCLLISFLTVLVFYLPSDCGEKVTLCISVLLSLTVFLLVITETIPSTSLVIPLIGEYLLFTMIFVTLSIVITVFVLNVHYRTPMTHTMPGWVRSVFLKVLPRIMLMRRPVDEDSKAGGLDSSGEAGGAGGGGGGGGGKGGKKRKNSLMQVSSGSLNCLEFGDSNFSSVEGCTGKKCPCPCQHGKEPSETTDTSKMTRQLSPQGVNTVVAFSMVSPEIKQAIESVKYIAENMRSRNKAKEVEDDWKYVAMVIDRIFLWVFVTVCVLGTVGLFLQPLFGFVS, encoded by the exons ATGTGGTCGGTAGCGAGATGGACTTTGCTGCTTCTTCTGCTGGTTTTGATAACACAAG ACTGTTTCTCATCTAAAGCAGAGGACCGACTGTTCAGGAAGCTGTTCAGAAGATACAACCAGTTCATCAGACCAGTAGAGAATGTCTCCGACCCTGTGACTGTGGAGTTCGAGGTGTCCATCTCCCAGCTGGTTAAAGTT gatgAGGTGAATCAGATCATGGAAACAAATTTATGGCTAAGGCAT ATTTGGAATGACTACAAGCTGCGATGGGCGCCGGCGGAGTTTGATGGGATTGAGTTCATTAGAGTTCCATCAAACAAGATCTGGAGACCGGATATTGTGCTCTATAACAA CGCTGTAGGTGATTTCCTGGTGGAGGATAAGACCAAGGCTCTGCTGAAGTTTGATGGTACCATCACTTGGGTTCCTCCAGCCATTTTCAAATCCTCCTGCCCCATGGACATTACCTACTTCCCCTTTGACTATCAGAACTGCTCCATGAAGTTCGGTTCCTGGACCTATGACAAAGCCAAGATTGACCTGGTACTTATTGGGTCCAAG GTGAACCTAAAAGACTTCTGGGAAAGTGGCGAGTGGGAAATCATTGATGCTCCAGGATACAAGCATGACATCAAGTACAACTGCTGTGAGGAGATCTACCCAGACATCACCTACTCCTTCTACATCCGGCGGCTGCCACTCTTTTACACCATCAACCTCATCATCCCCTGCCTCCTCATCTCTTTCCTCACAGTGCTGGTTTTCTATCTCCCATCTGACTGTGGAGAGAAGGTCACGCTCTGTATCTCCGTCCTGCTCTCCCTCACTGTGTTCCTCCTTGTTATCACTGAGACCATCCCCTCCACGTCGCTGGTCATTCCACTCATTGGAGAGTACCTGCTCTTCACAATGATCTTCGTCACACTCAGCATCGtcattactgtgtttgtgttgaatgTACACTACCGCACACCAATGACCCACACGATGCCAGGTTGGGTGCGCTCTGTTTTTCTCAAAGTGCTGCCAAGGATTATGCTGATGCGGAGACCAGTTGATGAAGACAGCAAGGCTGGGGGGTTGGACAGCAGTGGGGaggcaggaggagctggagggggaggaggaggcggaggaggaaaaggagggaagaagaggaagaataGCTTGATGCAG GTCAGCAGCGGCTCCCTCAACTGTCTGGAGTTTGGGGACAGTAACTTCTCATCCGTGGAGGGTTGCACTGGGAAGAAATGCCCTTGCCCCTGCCAACATGGCAAGGAGCCCTCAGAAACGACAGACACAAGCAAGATGACACGTCAGCTGAGTCCCCAGGGCGTCAACACAGTGGTGGCCTTTTCTATGGTGTCACCTGAGATCAAACAGGCCATCGAAAGCGTCAAGTACATCGCTGAAAACATGAGGAGTCGCAACAAGGCGAAAGAG GTGGAGGATGACTGGAAGTATGTTGCCATGGTGATTGATAGAATCTTCCTTTGGGTGTTTGTGACGGTGTGCGTCCTGGGAACCGTGGGCCTCTTCCTCCAGCCTCTTTTTGGCTTTGTCTCATAA